Part of the Flagellimonas eckloniae genome, ATCATCCAGATAAATAATTTGGTTGACGATATGGTTTTCATTTAAGGAAAGCCCCAGACCATCGATATAGCCTTGGTGAAATACAAAATCATCCGAAGTGAAACGCTCATTTATTTTACTGGTCTGGACGCTCTCTCCAAAGCAGACTTCACTATTGACCGCCAATACATCAAAATGGTGGTTCCCAATCGTCACTTTGGACTTTTCCAAAAGCATATCGGTATCATATCCGAAGTTGAAGCCGTTGAAAAAATTACGGCTCAGTTCGAGGATTTCCTTTTTGTCAAGAGGTTGTATCGACATTTTTCGGCTGTTGTTGATATAGGTAATGGAATCATTGACCGAGCCAATGAAACTATGCACATTCTGATTTAATTCTTGATGAATCCCTTTACTGACTTTTCTAAAGGGATTGACATATTTGGGGTTGTTCAGTGTTTTGTTCCGCACCAAAGTGAAAAACAAGTAGCATTTATGTTCGATATATTCCCTTCCTTTAAAATGGTCATGGGTGGCCTTTGCCAAAAAAGTAGCATTTGGCAAGTATTCTGAATTGAATGCCTTTTTGAGATATACATCCTGCTTATGGATAACAGAGCCTACGGGCAATGACTTTAAGGCCTGAAACCAAGTGCTGTGCAAATCTTCAAAATCCTTCTCGGACAGAGAGTAGACTTCAGGCAGTTCCACTTGATAACAGGCTATCACATTACCATTATTGGCAAAGATGACATTGTCCTGTATCTCAATAATGGGATTGTATGTGGCTATATTAATAATTGACATAATTCGTCAGGTTTTCTTTTTTATTGCTGATAATTTTTGGGAACACCGTATGGAAATTCAGCGAAATGGCTTTACGGGCTATTTTGGTAAGCACAATGTACATAGTGCCGTTCCAAAGTGTAGCCACTAGGATTACCACCAAACTGAATGAAAAAATGATGACCAGTAGCGAAGCCAATATGGAGAGCATCATCATTGCAAAGAGTGATATGGGAAGCCCCCATATCATAGCCCCTTTGCGAATGTTCTTATATACCTCGTACTTTCTCATTATACTACGATTCCAATGAGATAGGTAAATATGCCTACTACGGCACCTGCGATAAGTACAAAGACAAGTACACGGGTAATCCCTTTTTTAAGGTCTGCATTTTCCCCAAAGAAATGTCCCGCATTGAATAGGAACCCGATAAGGAAAATGACGCCGAGCAGCAAAGGAAAAATGGCTCGAATCGTATCGGAAACATCATTGACGGAATCTTCAATACCTCCAATCTGTGCAAATGTGGGTAGGCTTATCAGGAGCATTGCCCACGTTAGATACATCGCTTTTTTCATAACGTTTGCGTTTTATGGCCCCCTAAATGGTTTAGAGTGACCTTGTTAGAACTTACTTTTTGCGAAATCTATAAGCGATTGTAGGGAAAGGCTGAAAAATCAAAAATATTAACGGGTTTGGCCGTTAAATTTTGTTGGATAATTATGTATAGAAGGAAATCTTTAAAAATTGTGTAATGAGATATTGAAAAACACGGATATGATGAAACTGTTCAATACACTGCTTATTGTTCTCTTTTTAGTCCCTGTCAACACACTGTTTTCACAGGAGAAAAAGGTAATTATTATCGATGCTGGACACGGAGGAACGGACTCTGGTGCCATAGGAACCAATCATAGTAAAGAAAAGGATATCAACTTGGCCATTGCCAAGGCAATGCTTATGTATAACCGAACACTACTTGATAATACTTACAACCTATACTTAACACGATATGATGACACTCTTATTTCATTGAGTCATAGAACCAAATTGGTCAAAGCACTTCAGCCTGACCTTTTCATATCGTTGCATTGCAACCATGCCAAGAACGAAAAAGCCACAGGAATAGAAGTCTATTTACACAGTAAAACAAGCTTAAACACTGAAAATCAAAAAAAGTCGAGCAGCATAGGTTATTCCATTATCGATACCCTAGTTGAGAAATTGGGCTATCGGACAAGAGGTATGAAAAGCGCAAATTTCCAAGTGCTACGAGAGTCAATAGCGATAAGCCCGGCAGTTTTGGTAGAGCTTGGCTTTTTGTCCAATAAGGACGAATCCACCCATCTCGAATTGAAAAAGAACATTGACGCATTGGCATTGGCACTGCTGATGTCCATTAAACTTTAAGATAATGAAAGAACTTTTTTGGAACTTATTTAAAGTACTGAAACAAATACTAATTGTTGTTGGTAATGAATTACATCAATTTTTAAAGCAAGGATTGAATGAATTCTTTGAAAAACTGGAATGAATCAATAACCCTAAAATGAAGAACAATGAAATTTAAGATTGAATCAAAACCGAGTCCGTTACGACAATTGGACAATTTTAGACAATTGAAAAATGGATTAAAACCAATAAAAGCGGATGTAGAAGGAAGGTTTTTGGATGCTCTGTTACAGCACTGTGTTCAACTCCATAATGCTATTGGAAAAGATTACAGCGTGGCCGATCATGACCACATGGAAATCCGATGTGAGGTCTTTTTCAACATTCCGCTAAGTTCTCTTGCATGGATAGGAAATGGCACCCATCGATGCCTACAGGAATTAAGAAAAGATGGAAATGGGGCAAAGTTTGATACAAAAAAAGAATTAGCAGTGTATCTGCAAGGTTTGGAAAGTATTCCTAGCATTATAAAACCTGTAAAGATGGAGTTGATTCAGAAAATAGGTGATGCAAAGAGTAGGTTTGTTTACGAATTGGTGGGTTAATCAGATTGGTTCTTTTTGAACCCGATTGGCCGTCTTTTACTTTGCGCTATTTCATTTTTGTCTTTTTTTAGCAAATAGTTTAAGGCTTCAAAAACGTCCTTGAATTGTTTGTTGTATTTGGCCTCTAATTCGGTCAATTTTCGGGTAAGTTCATTATGTGACAATGCGTATTTTCTTAAGAACACAAAGGCCCTTACAATTTGTATGTTTACTTCAATCGCTTGTGGGCTTCTCAATACACTAGCTAACATTGCTATGCCCTGTTCTGTAAAAGCAAAAGGATTATACTTGCTATGTTTACCCCTGCCTTCATTGTCTAAGGTCACAATTTGTGACCTTAAAGCCATGTACTCTTCTTTCGTCAATTCAAACATAAAATCCGATGGAAAACGGGCTAAATTCCGTCTAACGGCCTGTTTTAATTTTTTGGTCTCGGTTCCGTATAGCATGGCAAGATCAAAATCCAGAAGCACTTTTTGACCCCGTACTTCATAAATTCTAGTTTGTATGGCCTGTAGTTCCATTTTCATCCAATTTTTAGTTGAGACCATACTAGAGGATGTTCACTGGCCATATGGGTTTCGTTTTTTATGCTTTTCAGTATGTTCCATTGCGGCCGTTTTTTAAACCAGATTCCTTTACGGACCAATCCACAATTTTTTACCGATCTAAACAATTTGGTTGAGAGCATCAAATAATCCCGTTGTTTTATGTTGACTCCCATTTTATAGGCTCCCAGGCGATAATAATCGGAATCTTTCCCTTTGTCCAGATCTACTTCAAAAAATCGATGTTTAGAGATGTCCTTTAAATCAGTTCCTTCAGTTAGTGCTGACAAGTGGTGGCTATATGAAGGCAGGTTAAGTGTGCCGGTAACCACAATCAGGTTATTCGATTCACTAAGCTCTTCATATATTTCAGCTATTCTTTGGGATTGGATTTCAATTTTAGTATTTGTCTGACCTGAATTCATGGAGTCATCCAAAAAACATGTGGACAAGACACTTACAATGGCCCCACTAGGAGTGCTGATTTTGTATTCTTGCAAATCCATATCAAAAATGGGATTACCATTTTCATCAAAATCGTTGACATGGGATTTCATTGACTTCACTTGATAGCCAACTTTTGTCAAAACCCCGATACCCCTTCCATAAAAATCATTGGTTTCCAAATAGAGAACATGGGCATATGAATTGGACAAAAAATACTTGTTGAACTCAAATAGGGATGCCCTGTCCTCAACCTCCAGTAAGATGAGTATGTCCGGTGAGACTTCCTTTATGACTTTGGCTTTGTTTTTAACGGCGACCTCATTTATCGGTTTGGAATTTAGTTTGATCCAACCGTTCCAATCTGTTAGATGTGTTGCTTTATTGGCTCCAGAATTGACATTCTTTTTCAAAAACAATTGTCCTGAATTGTGCATCATGGTCAGGTAAGGGCTGTTTTGGGAATCTTCAAAACCCAATAGCTGGGATAAAGCACGCATTCGATTAAATTCTTCGTTGGTACGCATGCCCTTGAGCATCAACTTTTCAAATTCCTCGACCCATAATTCACGGTTTTCTTCCCGGTACTTCTTTATCAGTACCCTGTCCCGGTAAAAAATGTTCTGGATGTTATATGTAGCGATTATCATTTCGGTTCTTTAAAAAGAAGTTCTTGTTGTTCTTTAAAATCTCGTCGATTTCTTCCTCATCATAATAAATGATACCTCCCAATTTGGAGAAAGGTATGGTTTCGTTGATTCGGAAGTTCTGTAAAGTACCTGGGCTAATGCCCAATTTTTTCATGACAATGTTAGATTTGATCCATTTGTCAATTGTAATGCGATCGTAATTGTTCAAGAGTTCCTTGATTTCTGTAACGAGCTCCTCTTTGAACTCCTTTAAATCATCTGCAGTAATGATATTTGCTGGCATAGCTATTCTTTTTTAGGATTGGATTTTTATTTGCACCCAATCTGTATCGTTTGACATTCTTTGTACAAACTTGAATAGATTTGAAGAAAAAAAATCACCAGTCCTCCCCAGGTAGGGTGAAATTTTAACATCTTGAATAGGAAGTGACAGAGTAATTCTTATTCGTCTGCTTTGTCCAAATCAGAGAGTAAACTGATGGTCAGGTCATCCAAGAATTTGGTGCGGCTCTTTTTCCTGATTCGTATCTCCCGATAGTTTTGATATGGGTCTCCGCTCCTAAAATGAAATATTCGCTCCAATGCTTTGGTAATCTCCCGAATACTGGCCCTACCTTGGTTGATTGCCCCTGAACTTTTCAGTGCGTAGGCCAATTCCGTCATATCGGTCTTGCTCCCGGTCCAGTTTAAACGGTTTGAGGGAGTAACTACATGGCCATTCAGTTCACCAATGTTAGATAACCTTTGGTCCATATAAGCTATTAATCTACGATTGGCACTTAACTTGGCCAATAACAGATCGTGGGAGGTGCTGAAATCAGGATCCCTAAAATAATAACGGGCATGAGTAATGTTGAATTCATCGAAAAACTCCCTCGTAAAGTAATGGGTGTCCAAATAAGTTTTCTCCTGGTCGATGTATTGTATAAAGTCGAGGTTACGGGAGAAAAACTCATTTAACTTCTTAAGTTTTCTGTTGATATACTTTTCCTTTGAGGAATCACTTCCTTTTGGAAAGTGTATTTCAAAGGATTTGAGTTCAAAAAAATACACCAGATTGTTCAGAGGTATTTGTTTGACGTGCTTAAAAAAATGAATCTCTTCAGTGGGGGAGAGGAATTTGATTTTAGCGATGTGCCTTTTAAACTTGATCAATAGGTTTCGACAGAGAACGATGGACAAATCACTTCTTTTGACCACGTCCTTGGTAATTGATTGGATTCTTGCCAATTCTTCCGAAAGTTCCTGAGATAGTAGTTGTAATTCCATAAGCTGACCTTTGAGCGTTAGTAACCATTGTAGGTCCAAGCATTATTGAATTGGGGCTATGCTTAATTAAAGGTCAGACCATATTAAAAATTAACATCAATTATTGTGCCTTAATTCTTGTTAATTATAAAAGCTATAAAAATTGTAGAAGAGTTCAAAGAAGCATTGAGCAAACGGTGTTTTTCAGTGAGTTTACCGGAGGTTTAAGTTGTTTCTGGTTCATAGTTTTTGTATCTTGGAATATAATTTAACACAAGTTATATCATATAAAAAGGGAACAAATCGGGAACAAAAAAATCAAAAACAGTAAAAAAGCCCGGTTTTAAAGGGATATACGATTAGGGTTCGACGTCTGTCATCCCGACGAACCACTTTTCAGTGGATATCAAAGCACTGTCAACTGACTGATTGACAGTGCTTTTCATTTTTATTGCATTCATCTGATATCATCTAAAATCATATAAAAGGTGTAGAGTTCGGTGAATGAATTGGTACGTTCCTTGTGCATAATTTTGATAGCATATAAGGTTATTTAGGGTCGTCTTTGCAAACAACCATTGTTTCATTTAAAGACCTGTATCATGATGAAAAACAGTACATTAAAGGTGCTCATTTTTACCAGAGACCACACAAACAATCTAGAAAGGCTTACCATTTATGCACGGATAACCGTGGATGGAAGACGGGCGGAAATCAGTTTAAAACGCTACGTTTCGGTGAATGATTGGGATGAAACACGGGGTAGGGTCATTGGCTTTTCACAGAAAGCACGACTCCTAAACAGTTATCTGGACGAGGTCTATGTGCAGCTAATGGACTCACATAAACAGCTGTTAGGTGAAGGGAAAGTTATTACATCACAGGCTATCAAGGCCCGTTTTCTGGGACAGGACGACCAAAACAAAACTTTAAAAGAACTTATAGAATACCATAACAGGACCCAGGTATTGGTACTTCGACCGGGTGCCATGAAGAACTACTATTCAACAGAAAGGTATCTGCATAAGTTCTTGGAAGAGAAATTGAAGCTCCCCTACATCTATTTGAAACAGTTGAGCTATAAATTCATCTTGGATTTTGAGCAATATCTCAGGACTTATCAACCCAAAAAAGCGAGAAAGACCTGTTCTAATAATGGGGCCATGAAACATCTGGAAAGGCTCATGAAGATGGTAAACCTTGCTGTAAGACTTGAATGGTTGGCAAAAGACCCATTTCGGAATTACAAACTCAACTTTCACAAAACAGAACGAAGCTACCTTTCCGAAAGGGAACTTCGTCTTATTGAGGAAACAACTTTCAGTGGTGCTGGCTATAAAAAGGTAAAGGATGTATTTCTCTTTTCATGTTATACCGGGCTTTCCTATATAGATGTCAAGGAATTGAAATCCCAACAGTTGGTTCTAGGAATCGACGGAAACCTCTGGATACATACCAAAAGGGAAAAGACCAATGAACCGGTCAAGATTCCACTATTACCAATGTCAAAAGAGATTCTGGAAAAGTACGGAAAAGATGCAAGACCTGATGTTTTGGGAAAGCTTCTTCCTGTATTTAGTAGTCAAAACTAATTCATATTTAAAGGTAATAGCCAAAGCCTGTGGTATTCATAAGCACATAACTTTCCATACAGCAAGGCACACTTTTGCTACTACAATAACCTTGTCGAATGGAGTGCCAATTGAAACCGTATCCAAGATGCTGGGACATACTAAACTGACCACCACTCAGATTTATGCAAGGGTTTTGGAAAGAAAAGTAGGGGAGGAGGACATGAAAAACCTTATTGCAAAAATGGAAACCAAAAGCAGTACCAAAGAAATACCATATCAGGAAATGTGAAAAGGTATTTCATGTTTTCTGGATTTGATAGTGGAACGGCCAAATTCGGAAAAGCAAGAGGGTAACGCGCTAAAGCGACGTTACGATTTATAAATTACATATAAAAAATTGAATATCAATACTTTATAAAAAATTCGAAAAAAGAAAAAGAAATTCAGATTGTAACAATTGGCAATATAAGTCTCATAGATAGGTCTTTGGATTGTGACAATTGCAAGGAAAAAACGAGAAAATGGACGGATTTGGAACCATACGACTACACTATAGAACTATAAAGAGGTTTCGACGATTTTCAAGGAAAATGACCAAGTCCTATTCCGAAACTTTGGAAGCGGTCATGGACTTTTTTTGAGTGGCATGGAATTTCTTTAACAAGCAGATTCCCAAAACAGATAAATGATGATGGTGAAAAGACGAGGAAAAGGATAAATGCCCTCATCGCCATTGTAAGGGATATAGAAAAGACACAAACATTACCCACTAACGAAATGTTATTGGCACTTTTTGGGCAAAATGAAATCGTTAAGAAGAAGAGGGAACCTAAGAGGGTCGAGAAGATATTTCAGAAGCTCACGAAAGAGGAATGGAACAAATTGGAAGGAATGATACCAAAGGAGCAGTTAAACCAGTTAAAGGAAAAGCATCAAAGAGAAAAAACGGAGATTTTAAACTTCCTATTGAAAATAAAATTGGTAAAGCCGAGGTTCGGGAAACCATATTGGAGTATGGAAACGAGTGCCAATGAAATTGGACGCCTTAAGAGGATGATGAGAAGGGATTACTAAAAAAAATGATGCCTCGCTCAGTAGTATTAGTTTGTGTAAGTTTTGGGGTATTTGCAGCGCAAA contains:
- a CDS encoding N-acetylmuramoyl-L-alanine amidase family protein, translated to MMKLFNTLLIVLFLVPVNTLFSQEKKVIIIDAGHGGTDSGAIGTNHSKEKDINLAIAKAMLMYNRTLLDNTYNLYLTRYDDTLISLSHRTKLVKALQPDLFISLHCNHAKNEKATGIEVYLHSKTSLNTENQKKSSSIGYSIIDTLVEKLGYRTRGMKSANFQVLRESIAISPAVLVELGFLSNKDESTHLELKKNIDALALALLMSIKL
- a CDS encoding ORF6N domain-containing protein, producing MKMELQAIQTRIYEVRGQKVLLDFDLAMLYGTETKKLKQAVRRNLARFPSDFMFELTKEEYMALRSQIVTLDNEGRGKHSKYNPFAFTEQGIAMLASVLRSPQAIEVNIQIVRAFVFLRKYALSHNELTRKLTELEAKYNKQFKDVFEALNYLLKKDKNEIAQSKRRPIGFKKNQSD
- a CDS encoding helix-turn-helix domain-containing protein; protein product: MPANIITADDLKEFKEELVTEIKELLNNYDRITIDKWIKSNIVMKKLGISPGTLQNFRINETIPFSKLGGIIYYDEEEIDEILKNNKNFFLKNRNDNRYI
- a CDS encoding RteC domain-containing protein; translation: MELQLLSQELSEELARIQSITKDVVKRSDLSIVLCRNLLIKFKRHIAKIKFLSPTEEIHFFKHVKQIPLNNLVYFFELKSFEIHFPKGSDSSKEKYINRKLKKLNEFFSRNLDFIQYIDQEKTYLDTHYFTREFFDEFNITHARYYFRDPDFSTSHDLLLAKLSANRRLIAYMDQRLSNIGELNGHVVTPSNRLNWTGSKTDMTELAYALKSSGAINQGRASIREITKALERIFHFRSGDPYQNYREIRIRKKSRTKFLDDLTISLLSDLDKADE
- a CDS encoding site-specific integrase — translated: MMKNSTLKVLIFTRDHTNNLERLTIYARITVDGRRAEISLKRYVSVNDWDETRGRVIGFSQKARLLNSYLDEVYVQLMDSHKQLLGEGKVITSQAIKARFLGQDDQNKTLKELIEYHNRTQVLVLRPGAMKNYYSTERYLHKFLEEKLKLPYIYLKQLSYKFILDFEQYLRTYQPKKARKTCSNNGAMKHLERLMKMVNLAVRLEWLAKDPFRNYKLNFHKTERSYLSERELRLIEETTFSGAGYKKVKDVFLFSCYTGLSYIDVKELKSQQLVLGIDGNLWIHTKREKTNEPVKIPLLPMSKEILEKYGKDARPDVLGKLLPVFSSQN
- a CDS encoding BfmA/BtgA family mobilization protein encodes the protein MDGFGTIRLHYRTIKRFRRFSRKMTKSYSETLEAVMDFF